One Pseudodesulfovibrio cashew DNA window includes the following coding sequences:
- a CDS encoding glycosyltransferase family 2 protein, with protein MDFSVIMPNYNHGDRIAIALDSIFNQSVLPKEVIVLDDGSTDDSLAVLERYAANQPLLRVIRFEKNRGAVDACNELFRQAKGEYILGFPADDIILPGAFERAAAMLDANPGAGVCCADYFMVDTASGKLEHYRMGFAEEACFLDPENFTERLKGWWVPSFTSFIRRDALEAAGYFLTDTRWHCDWLAYLTVAFRHGLCYIPEPLAARRRHDDAYGTKGRRNRQEQDQVLRNLLGRLKSDEFRDVMPKFVRSGAMLFFNNELDRLVMSDPGMWDNETLMLAQLPMWYRMRACKMHMDSIWDRRLDAESEHQAYINEALLDVE; from the coding sequence ATGGACTTTTCCGTCATCATGCCCAACTACAACCACGGCGACCGGATTGCCATCGCCCTGGATTCCATATTCAATCAGTCCGTGCTCCCGAAAGAAGTGATCGTGCTGGACGACGGTTCCACCGACGACAGCCTTGCCGTGCTTGAGCGCTACGCCGCGAACCAGCCCCTGCTCCGGGTCATCCGCTTCGAAAAGAACCGGGGAGCCGTGGATGCCTGCAACGAGCTCTTCCGGCAGGCCAAGGGGGAATACATCCTGGGTTTTCCCGCAGACGACATCATTCTGCCCGGAGCCTTTGAGCGGGCGGCGGCCATGCTCGACGCCAATCCGGGCGCCGGAGTCTGCTGCGCCGACTACTTCATGGTCGACACCGCGAGCGGGAAGCTCGAACACTACCGCATGGGGTTCGCCGAAGAGGCCTGCTTCCTGGACCCTGAAAACTTCACTGAAAGACTCAAGGGATGGTGGGTTCCGAGTTTCACCAGCTTCATCCGCAGGGACGCCCTTGAGGCCGCCGGATATTTTCTCACCGACACCAGATGGCATTGCGACTGGCTGGCCTACCTGACCGTGGCCTTCCGCCACGGCCTCTGCTACATCCCCGAACCGCTTGCCGCCCGGCGCCGGCACGACGACGCCTACGGGACCAAAGGCAGGCGCAACAGGCAGGAGCAGGACCAGGTCCTGCGGAACCTCCTGGGCCGCCTCAAGAGCGACGAATTCCGCGACGTCATGCCTAAGTTCGTCCGCAGCGGAGCCATGCTCTTCTTCAACAACGAGCTGGACCGGCTGGTCATGTCCGACCCCGGCATGTGGGACAATGAGACCCTCATGCTCGCGCAGCTTCCGATGTGGTACAGGATGCGTGCCTGCAAAATGCATATGGACTCCATTTGGGACAGAAGGCTGGACGCCGAATCCGAACACCAGGCCTACATCAACGAGGCCCTGCTCGATGTCGAATAA
- a CDS encoding transketolase: MKKEPGLRHDAALAAPLDERSVTLRHRLVDVLASASRGHLGASASLMEIMRVLYDDVLSFDPVAPDSPARDRCILSKGHGCIAQYVMLADKGFFPLERLGEFCADGGLLGGHPCASKIPGVEVSTGALGHGLPVGVGMALALKADRNPARVFAVMGDGECNEGSVWEAAMSAAKHGLENLTAMVDYNKFQSYGETAEVAELEPFADKWRSFGFAVREVNGHDVDELRKVLKSVPFEPGKPSALICHTVKGKGFPFAENNLEWHHKSNISEEQAAKMREAIG; this comes from the coding sequence ATGAAAAAAGAACCCGGATTACGACACGACGCGGCCCTCGCCGCCCCCCTGGACGAACGCTCCGTCACCCTCCGCCACCGCCTGGTGGACGTACTGGCCTCGGCCAGCCGGGGGCACCTCGGCGCTTCGGCCAGCCTGATGGAGATCATGCGCGTCCTGTACGACGACGTCCTCTCCTTCGATCCCGTGGCGCCGGACAGCCCGGCCCGCGACCGCTGCATCCTGTCCAAGGGACACGGCTGCATCGCCCAGTACGTCATGCTGGCCGACAAGGGGTTCTTCCCCCTGGAACGGCTCGGCGAGTTCTGCGCCGACGGCGGCCTGCTCGGCGGCCATCCCTGCGCCTCCAAGATCCCCGGGGTGGAGGTCTCCACCGGTGCGCTGGGACACGGCCTGCCCGTTGGCGTGGGCATGGCCCTGGCGCTCAAGGCCGACAGGAACCCGGCCCGTGTCTTTGCCGTCATGGGCGACGGCGAGTGCAACGAGGGCTCGGTCTGGGAAGCGGCCATGAGCGCGGCCAAGCACGGCCTGGAGAACCTCACGGCCATGGTCGACTACAACAAGTTCCAATCCTACGGCGAGACCGCCGAGGTGGCCGAACTGGAGCCCTTCGCCGACAAGTGGAGGAGCTTCGGCTTCGCGGTGCGCGAGGTCAACGGCCACGACGTGGACGAGCTGCGAAAGGTGCTGAAGAGCGTTCCCTTCGAACCCGGCAAGCCCTCGGCCCTCATCTGCCACACGGTCAAGGGCAAAGGGTTCCCGTTCGCCGAAAACAATCTGGAGTGGCACCACAAGTCCAACATTTCCGAGGAACAGGCCGCGAAAATGAGGGAGGCCATCGGCTGA
- a CDS encoding acyltransferase yields MVDIRQTGIADNVVFGENVTVMAPANLYGCTIGEGTFIGPFVEIQSDAIVGKRCRVQSHAFICSLVTIGDDCVISHGAKFVNDPFTNDGPARGDQSLWRSTVLGNNVSVGTNATLLPVTVCDNVVIGAGSVVTRDITEPGYYCGNPARFLRPLNGK; encoded by the coding sequence ATGGTCGACATCAGGCAGACAGGCATCGCGGATAACGTCGTGTTCGGCGAAAACGTCACGGTCATGGCCCCGGCCAATCTTTACGGCTGCACCATCGGCGAGGGCACCTTCATCGGCCCCTTCGTCGAGATCCAGTCCGATGCGATCGTAGGCAAACGGTGCCGCGTCCAGTCCCACGCCTTCATCTGCTCCCTGGTGACCATCGGCGACGACTGCGTCATCTCCCACGGGGCCAAGTTCGTCAACGACCCCTTCACCAACGACGGCCCGGCCCGTGGCGACCAGTCCCTGTGGCGGTCAACGGTGCTCGGCAACAACGTGTCCGTGGGCACCAACGCCACGCTCCTGCCGGTCACGGTCTGCGACAACGTGGTCATAGGCGCGGGCAGCGTCGTGACCAGGGACATCACCGAACCGGGGTACTACTGCGGCAACCCGGCCCGGTTTCTCAGGCCGCTCAACGGGAAATAG
- a CDS encoding FkbM family methyltransferase has translation MHSFTKYIVEEKALGDERFTVVDVGVSGGLDRKWFDFGGHLRGFGFDLLENEVRDLNDRIDSRLGVSFHAACIGTGEDEPAPGTPSNWVRRERLATNPDQGRMSSNFSTTAPEFTEVSTSLDGFFRDETGSLDFIKIDTDGADFDVIRSGSRILNDNRVLGLEVECQFHGGTGPRAEVFANIDTYLRERGFSLFSMDPVRTSRRALPGKAREHIIGDSDRGQLIWANVRYFRDLANPEYQRHWPFEITPEAVVKLACLYELHGLNDCAAEVVLRFEDKLKGLFDTGHALDLLTKGYYGEFETRAEHMDAFEHDRGRFLPSVQKLTERYGISYAEFVDLMERLREMRAHLDTYDFSGKTIVFYGAGGRFQSLYPGLKPQLEKTGTVLACDSNPALHGREVAGVKVVRPEDLPGISPDLILVTSVYYKDIVLGLWKLAKDHGTRFEISLLD, from the coding sequence ATGCACTCGTTCACCAAGTATATTGTCGAAGAAAAAGCCCTGGGCGACGAACGGTTCACGGTCGTGGACGTGGGCGTCAGCGGCGGCCTGGACAGGAAGTGGTTCGACTTCGGAGGCCACCTGCGGGGCTTCGGCTTCGACCTGCTGGAGAACGAGGTGCGGGACCTGAACGACCGGATCGACTCCCGGCTTGGCGTCAGCTTCCACGCCGCCTGCATCGGCACCGGCGAAGACGAACCCGCCCCGGGTACGCCGAGCAACTGGGTGCGCAGGGAAAGGCTCGCCACCAACCCCGACCAGGGCAGGATGTCGAGCAACTTCTCGACCACGGCCCCGGAGTTCACCGAAGTGAGCACGTCGCTGGACGGCTTCTTCCGGGACGAGACCGGCAGCCTCGACTTCATCAAGATCGACACGGACGGGGCCGACTTCGACGTCATCCGAAGCGGCAGCCGCATCCTGAACGACAATCGGGTCCTCGGCCTTGAGGTGGAGTGCCAGTTCCACGGCGGGACAGGACCGCGTGCAGAGGTCTTCGCCAACATCGACACCTACCTGCGGGAGCGGGGGTTCTCCCTGTTCTCCATGGACCCGGTGCGGACCTCGCGCCGCGCCCTGCCCGGCAAGGCCAGGGAGCACATCATCGGCGACAGCGACCGGGGCCAGCTCATCTGGGCCAACGTCCGCTACTTCCGGGACCTGGCAAACCCGGAGTACCAACGACACTGGCCCTTCGAGATCACGCCGGAGGCCGTCGTCAAGCTGGCCTGTCTGTATGAACTGCACGGCCTCAACGATTGCGCGGCGGAGGTGGTCCTGCGCTTCGAGGACAAGCTGAAGGGCCTGTTCGACACCGGCCACGCCCTGGACCTGCTGACAAAGGGCTATTACGGGGAATTCGAGACCCGTGCCGAGCACATGGACGCCTTTGAACACGACCGGGGACGCTTCCTGCCCTCCGTTCAAAAACTGACCGAACGCTACGGAATCAGCTATGCCGAATTCGTGGACCTGATGGAACGCCTCAGGGAGATGCGCGCCCACCTCGACACCTATGACTTTTCCGGCAAGACCATCGTCTTCTACGGCGCCGGAGGGAGATTCCAGTCCCTCTACCCCGGCCTGAAACCGCAACTGGAAAAGACCGGCACGGTCCTGGCCTGCGACTCGAATCCCGCCCTGCACGGCAGGGAAGTCGCGGGCGTCAAGGTCGTCCGTCCCGAGGACCTCCCCGGGATTTCGCCCGACCTGATCCTGGTCACTTCAGTGTATTACAAGGACATTGTTCTCGGGCTCTGGAAGCTGGCCAAGGATCACGGCACCCGCTTCGAGATATCCCTGCTCGACTGA
- a CDS encoding radical SAM/SPASM domain-containing protein: MGLLYTKMKIFHYKDKLDSLPRDREILPPLHIRIKPTNRCNHNCGYCAYRAENLQLGQDMDTSDAIPREKMAEIVEDVIDMGVGAVTFSGGGEPFVYPHLLETATALKAGGVKVASLTNGSRLSGELSEFFAHEGTWLRVSLDGYDDESYARYRGVKQGAFSELMENMTAFKRLGGPCYLGVSLIVDSENQAHVRDLLFRLRDTGVDSVKVSPCIVDNDGARNNEYHRPFFEAVSKQVAEAKAALDAEDFLIYDAYHELDEKFGKPYASCPYCQILPVIGADLNLYPCQDKAYNLEEGLLGTLKDKRFRELWFSDKNRFFKIDPSVHCNHHCVANAKNLLVHEYLGADPEHMEFV, translated from the coding sequence ATGGGCCTGCTCTACACCAAGATGAAAATCTTCCACTACAAGGACAAGCTCGACTCGCTGCCGCGTGACCGCGAGATCCTGCCGCCCCTGCATATCCGCATCAAGCCCACCAACCGCTGCAACCACAACTGCGGCTACTGCGCCTACCGGGCGGAGAACCTCCAGCTCGGCCAGGACATGGACACCTCGGATGCCATCCCGCGTGAAAAGATGGCCGAGATAGTGGAGGACGTCATCGACATGGGCGTGGGCGCGGTCACCTTTTCCGGCGGCGGCGAACCCTTTGTCTACCCGCACCTGCTGGAGACGGCCACGGCGCTCAAGGCAGGCGGCGTGAAGGTCGCCTCCCTGACCAACGGCTCGCGCCTCTCCGGCGAGCTGTCCGAATTCTTCGCCCACGAGGGCACCTGGCTGCGCGTCTCCCTGGACGGCTACGACGACGAGAGCTACGCCCGCTACCGGGGCGTGAAGCAGGGCGCGTTCAGCGAACTCATGGAGAACATGACCGCCTTCAAACGGCTCGGCGGGCCGTGCTACCTCGGCGTCTCCCTCATCGTGGACAGCGAGAACCAGGCCCACGTGCGAGACCTGCTCTTCCGGCTCCGGGACACCGGGGTTGACTCGGTCAAGGTCTCGCCCTGCATCGTGGACAACGACGGCGCGCGCAACAACGAATATCACCGCCCGTTCTTCGAGGCCGTGTCGAAGCAGGTGGCCGAAGCCAAGGCGGCCCTCGATGCGGAGGACTTTCTCATCTACGACGCCTACCATGAGTTGGACGAGAAATTTGGCAAGCCCTATGCCTCGTGCCCCTATTGCCAGATCCTGCCGGTCATCGGCGCGGACCTGAACCTCTACCCCTGCCAGGACAAGGCCTACAACCTGGAGGAGGGGCTGCTCGGCACCCTGAAGGACAAACGGTTCAGGGAGCTGTGGTTTTCGGACAAGAACCGGTTTTTCAAGATCGACCCCTCGGTCCACTGCAACCACCACTGCGTGGCCAACGCCAAGAACCTGCTCGTGCACGAGTACCTGGGCGCTGACCCGGAACACATGGAATTCGTCTAG
- a CDS encoding PfkB family carbohydrate kinase: protein MNVDDKILQLDSLAERLEQHRQHGQTVVLCHGCFDLLHIGHIRHFRQARELGDILVVTVSPDEFVDKRPGGPAFDQSLRTEALASLGYVDYVAVNKWPTAVELLNALKPNFYVKGSEFKEIGSDYTGKIEEERRVAEELGTELFFTEDIVFSSSNLINRFFSGQPEEVREYLQLFRKRYSKDDILGLIDDMAGLKVLVIGDTILDDYHYAEGLGKSNKDPVLALKHQSNDLFAGGVLAVANHVASFAGEVTLFSVLGDRDRYEEFIRDSLNPKVTARFVTQPDSPTVLKRRFIDSGSLNKLLEIYHIGEATLAEEPDASLLAMVEEVIGDHDLVIAADFGHGAVSDAMVELLAAKAPYLAVNTQANAGNRGFHTISRYPHADFACLAEHEIRLDYRDMISPLRPMMEDVAKRLDAGRVVVTRGDKGTLVHGGKNAFVACPAFVAKSVDRVGAGDALFSVAALAACRGADEEQIGFIGNIVGSQAVTVIGNQKAVDKRSVEKTITTFMK from the coding sequence ATGAACGTAGACGACAAAATTTTACAACTCGATTCCCTGGCCGAGAGGCTGGAGCAGCACCGGCAACACGGTCAGACCGTGGTCCTGTGCCACGGCTGCTTCGACCTCCTGCATATCGGGCACATCCGCCACTTCCGCCAGGCCCGCGAGCTGGGCGACATCCTGGTGGTGACCGTCTCCCCCGACGAGTTCGTGGACAAGCGGCCCGGCGGCCCGGCCTTTGACCAGTCCCTGCGCACCGAGGCCCTGGCCTCTCTGGGCTACGTGGACTACGTGGCCGTGAACAAGTGGCCCACCGCCGTGGAGCTGCTCAATGCCCTCAAGCCGAATTTCTACGTTAAGGGTTCGGAGTTCAAGGAGATCGGCTCCGACTACACCGGCAAGATCGAGGAGGAGCGCCGCGTGGCCGAGGAGCTCGGCACCGAGCTGTTCTTCACCGAGGACATCGTCTTCAGCTCCTCCAACCTCATCAACCGTTTCTTCTCCGGCCAGCCCGAGGAGGTCCGCGAGTACCTGCAGCTCTTCCGCAAGCGGTACTCCAAGGACGACATCCTGGGGCTGATAGACGACATGGCCGGGCTCAAGGTCCTGGTCATCGGCGACACCATCCTGGATGACTACCACTACGCCGAGGGGCTGGGAAAATCCAACAAGGACCCGGTCCTGGCGCTCAAACACCAGTCCAACGACCTCTTCGCCGGGGGCGTGCTGGCCGTGGCCAACCACGTGGCCTCCTTTGCCGGGGAGGTGACCCTCTTCTCGGTCCTGGGCGACCGCGACCGTTACGAGGAGTTCATCCGTGACTCCCTGAACCCCAAGGTCACGGCCCGGTTCGTGACCCAGCCGGACAGCCCCACGGTGCTCAAGCGGCGGTTCATCGACAGCGGCAGCCTGAACAAGCTGCTCGAAATCTACCACATCGGCGAGGCCACCCTGGCCGAGGAGCCCGACGCCAGCCTGCTGGCCATGGTGGAGGAGGTCATCGGCGACCACGACCTGGTCATCGCCGCCGACTTCGGCCATGGTGCCGTGTCCGACGCCATGGTCGAGCTGCTCGCGGCCAAGGCCCCCTACCTGGCCGTGAACACCCAGGCCAACGCGGGCAACCGGGGATTCCACACCATTTCCCGATACCCGCACGCGGACTTCGCCTGCCTGGCAGAGCACGAAATCAGGCTGGACTACCGCGACATGATCAGCCCGCTGCGCCCCATGATGGAGGACGTGGCGAAACGCCTCGACGCCGGACGGGTGGTGGTCACCCGGGGCGACAAGGGCACCCTGGTCCACGGCGGCAAGAACGCCTTCGTGGCCTGCCCCGCGTTCGTGGCCAAGTCCGTTGACCGCGTGGGGGCCGGAGACGCCCTGTTCTCCGTGGCCGCCCTGGCCGCCTGCCGGGGCGCGGACGAGGAGCAGATCGGCTTCATCGGCAACATCGTGGGCTCCCAGGCCGTGACCGTCATCGGCAACCAGAAGGCCGTTGACAAAAGAAGCGTGGAGAAGACCATCACCACGTTCATGAAGTAA
- a CDS encoding transketolase family protein — translation MRKKCLNMVHELARRDERVFFVGSDLGFGTLKEMREEFPDRFIMEGICEQNTVGLAAGLALEGKIPFVNTIATFIVRRALEQVAMDACLHDLPVRFIGNGGGLVYAPLGSTHLAVEDIALMRALPNMTIVCPADAEEMERFMETTLDWPHPIYIRLAKGYDPVVTDPSHEFAIGRSYRYGEDGEALLVTTGVGLRFCKDAVELLKKDGIAASILYMPTVKPLDAAGLCAATEGRKALVTVEEHTILGGLGSAVAETLMEAGLGGVPFKRVGLPDVFPDHYGTQHKIMERYGIWPGGIVSTVKSLLGQGE, via the coding sequence ATGAGAAAGAAATGCCTCAATATGGTGCATGAACTGGCCCGGCGGGACGAACGCGTCTTCTTCGTGGGCTCGGACCTCGGGTTCGGCACCCTCAAGGAGATGCGGGAGGAGTTCCCGGACCGGTTCATCATGGAGGGCATCTGCGAGCAGAACACGGTGGGACTTGCCGCCGGGCTGGCCCTGGAAGGCAAGATCCCGTTCGTGAACACCATCGCCACCTTCATCGTGCGCCGCGCCCTGGAGCAGGTGGCCATGGACGCCTGCCTGCACGACCTGCCCGTGCGCTTCATCGGCAACGGCGGCGGCCTGGTCTACGCCCCGCTGGGCTCCACCCACCTGGCCGTGGAGGACATCGCCCTCATGCGCGCCCTGCCGAACATGACCATCGTCTGCCCGGCGGATGCCGAGGAGATGGAGCGGTTCATGGAGACCACCCTGGACTGGCCCCACCCCATCTACATCCGGCTGGCCAAGGGCTACGACCCCGTGGTCACGGACCCGAGCCATGAATTCGCCATCGGCAGGTCCTACCGCTACGGCGAGGACGGCGAGGCACTGCTGGTCACCACCGGCGTGGGGCTGCGCTTCTGCAAGGACGCGGTGGAGCTGCTGAAAAAGGACGGCATCGCAGCCTCCATCCTGTACATGCCCACGGTCAAACCCCTGGACGCGGCAGGCCTGTGCGCCGCCACAGAGGGCAGAAAGGCGTTAGTCACCGTGGAGGAGCACACCATCCTCGGCGGGCTGGGCTCGGCCGTGGCCGAGACGCTCATGGAGGCTGGCCTGGGAGGCGTGCCGTTCAAGCGCGTCGGGCTGCCCGACGTCTTCCCGGACCACTACGGCACCCAGCACAAGATCATGGAGCGCTACGGCATCTGGCCGGGGGGCATCGTCTCCACGGTGAAGTCCCTGCTGGGACAGGGGGAGTGA
- a CDS encoding class I SAM-dependent methyltransferase: MSSCIVCRTPSLEFAEAYRTLPRVGSDSRPLPPGGSLGRCPVCGTIQKVMDDAFQAECEMIYSSYVMYGQSTQGTEPTVFDGRPDARSAKLVYALGKSMDLPDSGSLLDVGCGNGNLLRAFRAAHPGWELSGLELDDRHREAVEAVCGGGSLLTGELAGVAGTFDLITAMHVLEHLAEPVEFLGLIKDRLSSEGALVIQLPLWRENPFDLVVADHAVHYDAVSLLHVLDRGGFKPVFLSEEIVPRELTVIARPGKGPWDRGKAAGPGLDAALGWLAAVRDMAARAMESAGKNRFGIFGTGNAAMWLTGALGEAGFYVDDDPSRQGTNPMTGRPVYAPEATPEGSTVVICLPPELSAAIYQRVRRVPANWLVTPPLEQ; encoded by the coding sequence ATGTCCTCCTGCATCGTCTGCCGCACGCCCAGCCTCGAATTCGCCGAGGCATACCGCACCCTCCCCCGAGTGGGATCGGACAGCCGCCCCCTGCCGCCCGGCGGGAGCCTGGGCCGCTGCCCCGTGTGCGGCACGATTCAGAAGGTCATGGACGACGCCTTCCAGGCCGAGTGCGAGATGATCTACTCGTCCTACGTCATGTACGGCCAGTCCACGCAAGGGACCGAACCGACGGTGTTCGACGGCAGGCCGGACGCCCGCTCGGCCAAGCTCGTGTACGCCCTGGGCAAATCCATGGACCTGCCCGACAGCGGCTCGCTCCTGGACGTGGGTTGCGGCAACGGCAACCTGCTGCGCGCCTTCAGGGCGGCCCACCCCGGCTGGGAGCTTTCCGGCCTGGAGCTGGACGACCGCCACCGCGAGGCCGTGGAGGCCGTGTGCGGAGGCGGCTCGCTGCTGACCGGCGAACTGGCTGGCGTGGCCGGGACCTTCGACCTGATCACGGCCATGCACGTGCTCGAACACCTGGCGGAACCGGTGGAATTTCTCGGCCTGATCAAAGATCGCCTCTCTTCCGAAGGGGCTCTGGTCATCCAGCTCCCCCTGTGGCGGGAGAACCCCTTCGACCTGGTGGTGGCGGACCACGCCGTGCATTACGACGCCGTGTCCCTGCTGCACGTCCTGGACAGGGGCGGCTTCAAGCCGGTCTTTCTGTCCGAGGAGATCGTGCCGCGCGAACTGACCGTCATCGCCCGTCCCGGCAAGGGGCCGTGGGACAGGGGCAAAGCGGCCGGACCGGGCCTCGATGCGGCCCTCGGCTGGCTCGCGGCCGTCCGCGACATGGCAGCCAGGGCCATGGAATCGGCGGGCAAGAACCGTTTCGGCATCTTCGGCACGGGCAACGCGGCCATGTGGCTGACCGGCGCCCTGGGCGAGGCCGGGTTCTACGTGGACGACGATCCCTCGCGCCAGGGGACCAACCCCATGACCGGCAGGCCGGTATACGCGCCCGAGGCCACCCCCGAGGGCAGCACCGTGGTCATCTGCCTGCCGCCCGAACTTTCCGCGGCCATTTACCAACGGGTCCGCCGCGTGCCCGCAAACTGGCTGGTGACGCCGCCCTTGGAGCAGTGA
- a CDS encoding NAD-dependent epimerase/dehydratase family protein → MQAIKTVFVTGGGGYVGSALVPALLKEGYEVRVLDLFLYGEDVFDAVEDKSKLTLIKGDLRDADLLKKTIPGSDAVIHLACISNDPSYELDPELAKSINYDAFLPLVDIAKDSGVRRFVYASSSSVYGIKDEPQVTEDLPLEPLTDYSKYKALCEEYLNAQADENFIVTTIRPSTVCGYAPRLRLDLTVNILTNHAINNGLITVFGGQQKRPNLHIKDMVELYLFMLKQDEDKIQNKIYNVGYENFKVMEIAEKVKATLASDVEIKVTPTDDNRSYHVNSDKIKNELGFVPRHTIEDAILELKDAFDAGLIPDSMTDIKYFNIKLMQAINMR, encoded by the coding sequence ATGCAAGCGATCAAGACGGTTTTCGTTACCGGCGGCGGCGGATACGTGGGCAGCGCCCTGGTTCCCGCCCTCCTGAAAGAGGGCTACGAGGTGCGCGTGCTCGACCTCTTCCTCTACGGCGAGGACGTGTTCGACGCGGTGGAGGACAAGTCGAAGCTGACCCTGATCAAGGGCGACCTGCGCGACGCGGACCTGCTGAAAAAGACCATCCCCGGTTCGGACGCGGTCATCCACCTGGCCTGCATCTCCAACGACCCCAGCTACGAGCTGGACCCGGAGCTGGCCAAGTCCATCAACTACGACGCCTTCCTGCCCCTGGTGGACATCGCCAAGGACTCCGGCGTGCGCCGCTTCGTCTACGCCTCCTCGTCCAGCGTCTACGGCATCAAGGACGAGCCTCAGGTCACCGAGGACCTGCCCCTGGAGCCGCTCACCGACTATTCCAAATACAAGGCCCTGTGCGAGGAGTACCTCAACGCCCAGGCCGACGAAAATTTCATCGTCACCACCATCCGTCCGTCCACGGTCTGCGGCTACGCCCCGCGCCTGCGCCTGGACCTGACCGTGAACATACTGACCAACCACGCCATCAACAACGGCCTGATCACCGTGTTCGGCGGCCAGCAGAAGCGGCCCAACCTGCACATCAAGGACATGGTGGAGCTCTACCTGTTCATGCTCAAACAGGACGAGGACAAGATCCAGAACAAGATCTACAACGTGGGCTACGAAAACTTCAAGGTCATGGAGATCGCGGAAAAGGTGAAGGCCACCCTCGCCTCCGACGTGGAGATCAAGGTCACCCCCACGGACGACAACCGCTCCTACCACGTCAACTCCGACAAGATCAAAAACGAGCTCGGCTTCGTGCCCAGGCACACCATCGAGGACGCCATCCTCGAGCTCAAGGACGCCTTTGACGCGGGCCTGATCCCGGACTCCATGACGGACATCAAGTACTTCAACATCAAGCTGATGCAAGCCATCAACATGCGCTAG
- a CDS encoding class I SAM-dependent methyltransferase, whose translation MSHELWMEVMDGLADRSLVLSKYFSHQVLENPRHLLFTLSRYKAAAKMLPRYRECSVLELGCNEGVASLILAENATAFTGVDFDADGIAWAKENLAGDKLSFVADDFLGKTYGSFDAVVSLDVIEHIAPEEEGRFIDTVLANLAKDGICVLGTPNDTASQYASAESQKGHINMYTAERLYKAAAERFANVFFFGMNDEVLHTGFDPMCHYLMVLACNPK comes from the coding sequence ATGTCGCATGAACTCTGGATGGAAGTGATGGACGGGCTTGCGGACCGCAGCCTGGTCCTGTCCAAATATTTCAGCCACCAGGTGCTGGAGAATCCCCGCCACCTGCTCTTCACCCTGTCCCGGTACAAGGCCGCAGCCAAGATGCTGCCCCGCTACCGGGAGTGCTCCGTGCTGGAGCTGGGCTGCAACGAGGGCGTGGCCTCCCTGATCCTGGCCGAGAACGCCACCGCCTTTACCGGCGTGGATTTCGACGCGGACGGCATCGCCTGGGCAAAGGAAAACCTGGCTGGCGACAAGCTCTCCTTCGTGGCCGACGATTTCCTGGGCAAGACATACGGCAGCTTCGACGCGGTGGTCAGCCTGGACGTCATCGAACACATCGCCCCGGAGGAGGAAGGCCGGTTCATCGACACCGTCCTGGCCAACCTGGCGAAGGACGGCATCTGCGTCCTGGGCACGCCCAACGACACGGCCTCGCAGTACGCCTCGGCGGAGAGCCAGAAGGGGCACATCAACATGTACACGGCGGAACGCCTCTACAAGGCCGCCGCCGAGCGGTTCGCCAACGTCTTTTTCTTCGGCATGAACGACGAAGTGCTGCATACCGGGTTCGACCCCATGTGCCACTACCTGATGGTGCTGGCCTGCAACCCGAAATAA